One genomic window of Pseudomonas aeruginosa includes the following:
- the siaA gene encoding biofilm regulation protein phosphatase SiaA (SiaB is a threonine kinase acting on SiaC; SiaA is the matching phosphatase.) has protein sequence MAANWGLRGKSVVALLLACALALVPAVLLGWRAMDDIRTHFGLAYAKNFTLLHRQKILAPVSRELALSRRFAESVVTRDWLLKEDDPARRALFFREAEGYRGDFRDHAYFIIASGSQHYYFNDGRQPYSERPRYTLEAGDPEDAWYFNTLRNSAAYNINVNVDSKLNLTKVWFNLVIRDQGRPIGLAGSGLDLSGFLDDFIIAREPGVTPMIVGDDGAIQAHPDRRLIAYSSAAGGASERHRVFDLLDQPEQRDALREAMRLARAKAGSVHCLWAGLDGRQQLFAVAYIPQLRWYVLTAVDLHAAQVLDNRWLWPLAGTFLLLLVALLLGFAYAVERLLLRPLRSLKRSAKAIAAGRYDTPLPLARQDEIGSLSKAFASMADQVRRHTAELEDKVQERTQALEEANREMAAAQKKIGDSLDYASLIQRAILPDRQLSATLGEHHFILWKPRDVVGGDFYVYREQTDGYLIGVVDCAGHGVPGALMTMLARAAIDHAIEAVGSRDPAAILGETDQAMRSMLSQEQIPQALATNMDAGLVWVDRRRRQLAFAGAKISLYASDGEEVQELKGARRAIGDKRRGDYRNIEVPLAPGWTFYLSTDGFLDQAGGEHGFGFGSRRFADMLRDHARQPLPEQAEAFVATLAEYQGEHPQRDDITILSFRFD, from the coding sequence ATGGCGGCGAACTGGGGGTTGCGCGGCAAATCGGTGGTGGCGCTGTTGCTGGCCTGTGCCCTGGCACTGGTCCCGGCGGTGCTGCTGGGCTGGCGCGCGATGGACGACATCCGTACGCACTTCGGCCTGGCCTACGCGAAGAACTTCACCCTGCTGCACCGGCAGAAGATCCTCGCCCCGGTCTCCCGCGAACTGGCGTTGTCGCGCCGTTTCGCCGAATCGGTGGTGACCCGCGACTGGCTGCTGAAGGAAGACGACCCGGCGCGCCGCGCGCTGTTCTTCCGCGAGGCCGAGGGCTACCGCGGCGACTTCCGCGACCACGCCTACTTCATCATCGCCAGCGGCTCCCAGCACTACTACTTCAACGACGGCCGCCAACCCTACAGCGAACGGCCGCGCTACACCCTGGAGGCCGGCGACCCGGAAGACGCCTGGTACTTCAATACCCTGCGCAACAGCGCCGCCTACAACATCAACGTCAATGTCGACAGCAAGCTGAACCTGACCAAGGTCTGGTTCAACCTGGTGATCCGCGACCAGGGCCGGCCCATCGGCCTGGCCGGCAGCGGCCTGGACCTGAGCGGCTTCCTCGACGACTTCATCATCGCCCGCGAGCCGGGCGTGACGCCGATGATCGTCGGCGACGACGGCGCCATCCAGGCCCACCCGGACCGCCGCCTGATCGCCTACAGCTCCGCCGCCGGCGGCGCCAGCGAACGCCACCGGGTGTTCGACCTGCTCGACCAGCCGGAACAGCGCGACGCCCTGCGCGAGGCCATGCGCCTGGCCCGCGCCAAGGCCGGCTCGGTGCACTGCCTGTGGGCCGGCCTCGACGGCCGCCAGCAACTCTTCGCCGTGGCCTACATTCCCCAACTGCGCTGGTACGTGCTCACCGCCGTCGACCTGCACGCCGCCCAGGTCCTCGACAACCGCTGGCTTTGGCCGCTGGCGGGCACGTTCCTGCTGTTGCTGGTGGCCCTGCTGCTGGGCTTCGCCTATGCCGTCGAGCGCCTGCTGTTGCGCCCCCTGCGCAGCCTCAAGCGCTCGGCCAAGGCGATCGCCGCCGGGCGCTACGACACGCCGCTGCCGCTGGCGCGCCAGGACGAGATCGGCTCGCTGTCGAAGGCCTTCGCCAGCATGGCCGACCAGGTCCGCCGGCACACCGCCGAGCTGGAAGACAAGGTCCAGGAGCGCACCCAGGCGCTGGAGGAAGCCAACCGCGAGATGGCCGCCGCGCAGAAGAAGATCGGCGACAGCCTCGACTATGCCAGCCTGATCCAGCGCGCGATCCTCCCCGACCGCCAGCTCAGCGCCACCCTCGGCGAGCATCACTTCATCCTGTGGAAACCGCGCGACGTGGTCGGCGGCGACTTCTACGTGTACCGCGAGCAGACCGACGGCTACCTGATCGGCGTGGTCGACTGCGCCGGTCACGGCGTGCCCGGCGCGCTGATGACCATGCTCGCCCGCGCCGCCATCGACCACGCCATCGAGGCGGTGGGCAGCCGCGACCCGGCGGCGATCCTCGGCGAGACCGACCAGGCGATGCGCAGCATGCTCAGCCAGGAGCAGATCCCCCAGGCGCTGGCCACCAACATGGATGCCGGGCTGGTCTGGGTCGACCGCCGGCGCCGCCAGCTGGCCTTCGCCGGGGCGAAGATCTCGCTGTACGCCAGCGACGGCGAGGAGGTCCAGGAACTCAAGGGCGCGCGCCGGGCGATCGGCGACAAGCGCCGTGGCGACTACCGCAACATCGAGGTACCGCTGGCGCCGGGCTGGACCTTCTACCTGAGCACCGACGGTTTCCTCGACCAGGCCGGCGGCGAACACGGCTTCGGCTTCGGCAGCCGGCGCTTCGCCGACATGCTCCGCGACCACGCGCGGCAGCCGCTCCCCGAGCAGGCCGAGGCCTTCGTGGCGACGCTCGCCGAGTACCAGGGCGAGCACCCGCAACGCGACGACATCACCATCCTGTCCTTCCGATTCGACTAG
- a CDS encoding protein-glutamate methylesterase/protein-glutamine glutaminase — protein MPISVLVVDDSALIRSLLKEIIQADPELRLVGCAPDAFVARDLIKQHAPDVISLDVEMPRMDGLTFLDKLMKARPTPVLMISSLTERGSEATLRALELGAVDFIAKPRLGIAEGMQAYAEEIRTKLKTVARARLRRRAADAPAPPESAAPLLSTEKIIALGASTGGTEALKEVLLGLPAHSPGVVITQHMPPGFTRSFAERLDRLTRLSVSEARDGDRILPGHALVAPGDHHMEVQRFGANYVVRLNRQAQVNGHRPAVDVMFESLARCAGRNLLAGLLTGMGKDGARGLLAIRQAGGYTLAQDEATCVVYGMPREAVELGAAEDVLPLERIAAALLQQAARRGSGNRL, from the coding sequence ATGCCCATCAGTGTCCTGGTCGTCGACGATTCCGCCCTGATCCGCAGCCTGCTCAAGGAGATCATCCAGGCCGACCCGGAGCTGCGCCTGGTCGGCTGCGCGCCGGACGCCTTCGTCGCCCGCGACCTGATCAAGCAGCACGCGCCGGACGTGATCAGCCTCGACGTGGAAATGCCGCGAATGGACGGCCTGACCTTCCTCGACAAGCTGATGAAGGCGCGGCCGACCCCGGTGCTGATGATCTCCTCGCTCACCGAGCGCGGTTCCGAAGCCACCCTGCGCGCGCTGGAACTGGGCGCGGTGGACTTCATCGCCAAGCCCCGGCTGGGCATCGCCGAAGGCATGCAGGCCTATGCCGAGGAAATCCGCACCAAGCTCAAGACCGTCGCCCGCGCCCGCCTGCGCCGCCGTGCGGCGGACGCGCCGGCGCCGCCGGAAAGCGCGGCGCCGCTGCTCAGCACCGAGAAGATCATCGCCCTCGGCGCCTCCACCGGCGGCACCGAGGCGCTCAAGGAAGTGCTGCTCGGCCTGCCGGCGCACAGTCCCGGGGTGGTCATCACCCAGCACATGCCTCCCGGCTTCACCCGCAGCTTCGCCGAGCGCCTGGATCGCCTGACCCGGCTCAGCGTCAGCGAAGCGCGCGACGGCGACCGCATACTGCCCGGCCACGCCCTGGTCGCGCCGGGCGACCACCACATGGAGGTGCAGCGCTTCGGCGCCAACTACGTGGTGCGTTTGAACCGCCAGGCGCAGGTCAACGGCCACCGCCCGGCAGTGGACGTGATGTTCGAGTCGCTGGCTCGCTGCGCCGGGCGCAACCTGCTCGCCGGCCTGCTCACCGGCATGGGCAAGGACGGCGCGCGCGGGCTCCTGGCGATCCGCCAGGCCGGCGGCTACACCCTGGCCCAGGACGAGGCTACCTGCGTGGTCTACGGCATGCCCCGCGAAGCGGTGGAACTGGGCGCCGCGGAAGACGTGCTGCCGCTCGAACGGATCGCCGCCGCGCTGCTCCAGCAAGCCGCCCGGCGCGGCAGCGGCAACCGCCTCTGA
- the cheD gene encoding chemoreceptor glutamine deamidase CheD, whose amino-acid sequence MNLQAREGAPLNRYYDPYFACDAVKLLPGEYFASGEDLVIVTVLGSCVSVCLRDPLNGIAGMNHFMLPERGLGGDPASPSARYGSHAMELLINRMLALGASRERLQAKVFGGGSVLRQISAAIGQRNVEFTLDYLATERIPLLASDVLEAFPRKIYFFPRNGRVLVKSLVELKNDTVLQRERDYRRRIDRNADGGPIDLF is encoded by the coding sequence ATGAATCTCCAGGCCCGGGAAGGCGCGCCGCTGAACCGCTACTACGATCCGTACTTCGCCTGCGATGCGGTGAAGCTTTTGCCCGGCGAATACTTCGCCAGCGGCGAAGACCTGGTGATCGTCACCGTGCTCGGCTCCTGCGTCTCGGTGTGCCTGCGCGACCCGCTCAACGGCATCGCCGGGATGAACCACTTCATGCTCCCCGAGCGCGGCCTCGGCGGCGACCCGGCCTCGCCGTCGGCGCGCTACGGCAGCCACGCCATGGAACTGCTGATCAACCGCATGCTGGCCCTCGGCGCCAGCCGCGAGCGCCTGCAGGCCAAGGTCTTCGGCGGCGGCTCGGTACTGCGCCAGATCAGCGCCGCCATCGGCCAGCGCAACGTCGAGTTCACCCTCGACTACCTGGCCACCGAGCGTATCCCGCTGCTCGCCAGCGACGTGCTGGAGGCCTTCCCGCGCAAGATCTACTTCTTCCCGCGCAATGGCCGGGTCCTGGTGAAGTCCCTGGTGGAGCTGAAGAACGACACCGTGCTGCAGCGTGAACGCGACTACCGCCGCCGTATCGACCGCAACGCGGACGGCGGCCCCATCGACCTGTTCTGA
- a CDS encoding CheR family methyltransferase encodes MPTSTPSPVFGNQEFHYTREDFQQVRERLYRLTGISLAESKAQLVYSRLSRRLRLLRLGSFAEYFTHLDREPGEQQLFVNALTTNLTAFFRERHHFPLLADLARRQLQRHRPLRIWSAAASTGEEPYSIAITLVEALGSFDPPVKIVASDIDTGVLDCARQGVYPLERLEQMPAPLKKRFFLRGTGPNAGKARVVEELRQLVEFRQINLLEADWSIAGELDAIFCRNVMIYFDKPTQTRLLERMVALLRPEGLFFAGHSENFVHASHLVRSVGQTVYSPA; translated from the coding sequence ATGCCCACCTCCACGCCTTCGCCGGTGTTCGGCAACCAGGAGTTCCACTACACCCGCGAGGACTTCCAGCAAGTACGCGAGCGGCTCTACCGGCTGACCGGCATCAGCCTGGCCGAGAGCAAGGCGCAACTGGTCTATAGCCGCCTCTCGCGGCGCCTGCGCCTGCTGCGGCTCGGCAGCTTCGCCGAATATTTCACCCACCTCGACCGCGAGCCGGGCGAGCAGCAGTTGTTCGTCAACGCGCTGACCACCAACCTCACCGCATTCTTCCGCGAACGCCACCACTTCCCCCTGCTCGCCGACCTCGCCCGCCGCCAGTTGCAGCGGCATCGCCCGCTGCGCATCTGGTCGGCGGCGGCGAGTACCGGCGAGGAACCCTATTCGATCGCCATCACCCTGGTGGAGGCGCTGGGCAGCTTCGATCCGCCGGTGAAGATCGTCGCCTCGGACATCGATACCGGGGTGCTCGACTGCGCCCGCCAGGGCGTCTATCCGCTGGAGCGCCTGGAGCAGATGCCGGCGCCGCTGAAGAAACGCTTCTTCCTCCGCGGCACTGGGCCCAACGCCGGCAAGGCGCGGGTGGTGGAGGAACTGCGGCAACTGGTGGAGTTCCGCCAGATCAACCTGCTGGAGGCAGACTGGTCGATCGCCGGGGAACTCGACGCGATCTTCTGCCGCAACGTGATGATCTACTTCGACAAGCCGACCCAGACCCGCCTGCTGGAACGCATGGTGGCCCTGCTGCGGCCGGAGGGCCTGTTCTTCGCCGGGCATTCGGAGAACTTCGTCCACGCCAGCCACCTGGTGCGCTCCGTCGGCCAGACCGTCTACAGCCCGGCCTGA
- the aer2 gene encoding aerotaxis transducer Aer2 has product MGLFNAHAVAQQRADRIATLLQSFADGQLDTAVGEAPAPGYERLYDSLRALQRQLREQRAELQQVESLEAGLAEMSRQHEAGWIDQTIPAERLEGRAARIAKGVNELVAAHIAVKMKVVSVVTAYGQGNFEPLMDRLPGKKAQITEAIDGVRERLRGAAEATSAQLATAAYNARIKSALDNVSANVMIADNDLNIIYMNRTVSEMLGRAEADIRKQLPNFDAGRLMGANIDVFHKNPAHQRHLLANLTGVHKAELNLGGRRFSLDVVPVFNDANERLGSAVQWTDRTEEHRAEQEVSQLVQAAAAGDFSKRVEEAGKEGFFLRLAKDLNSLVDTADRGLRDVSRMLGALAQGDLTQRIEADYQGTFGQLKDFSNDTAQSLSRMLGQIREAADTINTAASEIASGNAELSARTEQQASSLEETASSMEELTSTVKLNAENARQANSLAANASEVATQGGTVVQKVVSTMSSINESARKIADIIGVIDGIAFQTNILALNAAVEAARAGEQGRGFAVVAGEVRTLAQRSAAAAKEIKTLISDSVDKVENGNTLVAQAGQTMSDIVVAIRRVTDIMSEIAAASAEQSTGIEEVNSAVSQMDDMTQQNAALVEEAAAAAEAMQEQAGLLNQSVAVFRLDTPPSVVQLASARPSAPRPSAPAPLARSGMARASKARKEDGWEEF; this is encoded by the coding sequence ATGGGTCTGTTCAATGCACATGCGGTGGCGCAGCAACGCGCCGACCGGATCGCCACGCTCCTCCAGTCGTTCGCCGACGGCCAGCTCGACACCGCCGTCGGCGAGGCCCCGGCGCCCGGCTACGAGCGTCTCTACGACAGCCTGCGGGCGCTGCAGCGGCAACTGCGCGAACAACGCGCCGAACTCCAGCAGGTGGAAAGCCTGGAGGCGGGGCTGGCGGAGATGAGCCGCCAGCACGAAGCCGGCTGGATCGACCAGACGATTCCCGCCGAACGCCTGGAAGGTCGCGCGGCGCGCATCGCCAAGGGCGTCAACGAACTGGTGGCCGCGCACATCGCGGTGAAGATGAAGGTGGTCAGCGTGGTCACCGCCTACGGCCAGGGCAACTTCGAGCCGCTGATGGACCGCCTGCCGGGCAAGAAGGCGCAGATCACCGAAGCCATCGACGGCGTTCGCGAACGCCTGCGCGGGGCCGCCGAGGCGACCTCGGCGCAACTGGCCACGGCGGCCTACAACGCGCGGATCAAGAGCGCGCTGGACAACGTCTCGGCCAACGTGATGATCGCCGACAACGACCTCAACATCATCTACATGAACCGCACCGTCAGCGAGATGCTCGGTCGCGCCGAAGCGGATATCCGCAAGCAACTGCCGAACTTCGACGCCGGCCGCCTGATGGGCGCCAACATCGACGTGTTCCACAAGAATCCGGCGCACCAGCGGCACCTGCTGGCCAACCTCACCGGCGTGCACAAGGCCGAGCTCAACCTCGGCGGCCGGCGCTTCTCCCTCGACGTGGTGCCAGTGTTCAACGACGCCAACGAACGCCTCGGCTCCGCCGTGCAATGGACCGACCGCACCGAGGAACACCGCGCCGAGCAGGAAGTCTCGCAACTGGTGCAGGCGGCGGCCGCCGGCGACTTCAGCAAGCGCGTCGAGGAGGCCGGCAAGGAAGGCTTCTTCCTCAGGCTGGCGAAGGACCTGAACAGCCTGGTGGATACCGCCGACCGCGGCTTGCGCGACGTCTCGCGGATGCTCGGGGCGCTGGCCCAGGGCGACCTCACCCAGCGCATCGAGGCCGACTACCAGGGCACCTTCGGCCAGCTCAAGGATTTCTCCAACGACACCGCACAAAGCCTGTCGCGGATGCTCGGGCAGATTCGCGAGGCCGCCGACACCATCAACACCGCCGCCAGCGAGATCGCCAGCGGCAACGCCGAACTGTCGGCGCGCACCGAGCAGCAGGCGTCGAGCCTGGAGGAAACCGCCTCGAGCATGGAAGAACTGACCAGCACGGTGAAGCTCAACGCCGAGAATGCCCGCCAGGCCAACTCGCTGGCGGCCAATGCCTCGGAAGTGGCGACCCAGGGCGGCACCGTGGTGCAGAAGGTGGTCAGCACCATGTCCTCGATCAACGAGTCGGCGCGCAAGATCGCCGACATCATCGGGGTGATCGACGGCATCGCCTTCCAGACCAACATCCTCGCCCTCAACGCCGCGGTCGAGGCAGCCCGCGCCGGCGAGCAGGGCCGCGGCTTCGCGGTGGTCGCCGGGGAAGTGCGCACCCTCGCCCAGCGTTCCGCCGCCGCGGCCAAGGAGATCAAGACGCTGATCTCCGACTCGGTGGACAAGGTGGAGAACGGCAACACCCTGGTGGCCCAGGCCGGACAGACCATGAGCGACATCGTGGTGGCGATCCGCCGGGTCACCGACATCATGTCGGAGATCGCCGCCGCCTCCGCCGAGCAGAGCACCGGCATCGAAGAGGTGAACAGCGCGGTCTCGCAGATGGACGACATGACCCAGCAGAACGCCGCGCTGGTGGAGGAAGCCGCGGCCGCGGCCGAGGCCATGCAGGAGCAGGCGGGCCTGCTCAACCAGTCGGTGGCGGTGTTCAGGCTGGACACTCCGCCGAGCGTGGTCCAGCTCGCCAGCGCGCGGCCGTCCGCGCCACGCCCCAGCGCGCCGGCGCCGCTGGCCCGCAGCGGCATGGCGCGGGCCAGCAAGGCGCGCAAGGAAGACGGCTGGGAAGAGTTCTGA
- a CDS encoding chemotaxis protein CheW yields the protein MNGTEASQANGPAQEYLTFTLGREEYAIDILRVQEIRGYDQVTAIANAPPFIKGVINLRGAIVPIVDLRIKFHLAEVTYDPFTVVIILNIGRRIVGVVVDSVSDVIALGGDAIRPPPEFGASFDTEYLLGLATAGERMLILVDIERLMTSREMALVDEAAA from the coding sequence ATGAACGGCACTGAGGCAAGCCAGGCGAACGGCCCGGCGCAGGAATACCTGACCTTCACCCTGGGCCGCGAGGAGTACGCCATCGACATCCTCCGCGTGCAGGAGATCCGCGGCTACGACCAGGTCACCGCGATCGCCAACGCGCCGCCCTTCATCAAGGGCGTGATCAACCTGCGCGGGGCGATCGTGCCGATCGTCGACCTGCGCATCAAGTTCCACCTCGCCGAGGTCACCTACGACCCGTTCACCGTGGTGATCATCCTCAACATCGGCCGGCGCATCGTCGGCGTGGTGGTGGACTCGGTATCCGACGTGATCGCACTGGGCGGCGACGCGATCAGGCCGCCGCCGGAGTTCGGCGCCAGCTTCGACACCGAATACCTGCTCGGCCTGGCCACCGCGGGCGAGCGCATGTTGATCCTGGTGGACATCGAGAGACTGATGACCAGCCGCGAAATGGCGCTGGTCGACGAAGCCGCGGCCTGA